CGGGGTTTCGGTGCCGCTTGGCGGTGGAAGCGTGCTGGCGTCGTACGCCTACACGAAGAATTCCGGGCAGAACAACGCAAGCCGCAATACGTGGGCCATCGGCTACGACTACAACCTTTCGAAGCGCACGGACCTGTACGCCGCCTACCTCAACGACAAGGTGTCCGGGTTGGAGGCGGGCAATACTTTCGGGGTGGGCATGCGCACCAAGTTCTGACAAACTCGGTCGCACGGTGGCGTGCGCAGTACAATGCGCGCGCCACCGCTGCACACGGACAACGGCATAACAAAGCCACAAGGAGCGCACGTTGCTGACCAAATTCTTCAAACTCGAGGAGCATGGCTCCAATGTACGGACGGAAATGGTGGCCGGTCTCACGACCTTCCTCACCATGTCGTACATCATCTTCGTCAACCCCAACATTCTCGGCACGACCGGCATGGACAAGAGCGCCGTGTTCGTGGCGACGTGTCTTGCCGCCGCGATCGGCTCGGTGGTCATGGCTTTCGTGGCCAACTACCCGATCGGCATGGCGCCGGGCATGGGGCTCAACGCCTTCTTCGCCTTCACGGTCGTGGGCGCGATGGGCTACACCTGGCAACAGGCACTCGGCGCCGTGTTCATTTCGGGCTGCCTGTTCATCATCCTGACCGTGACCGGGGTGCGCTCCTGGCTGATTGCCGGGGTTCCCAAGTCGCTACGATGCGCCATCGCCGCCGGTATCGGCCTGTTCCTCGCGATCATCGCCCTCGGCAACGCCGGCGTGGTCGTGGCGAACCCGGCGACGAAGATCGGTCTGGGCGACCTGCACTCGCCGCAAGCGCTGCTTGCGATCTTCGGCTTTTTCCTGATCGCCGTGCTCGATGCGCTGCGCATTCGCGGCGCCATCCTGATCGGTATCCTCGTCGTCACGATCCTCTCGATGGTGTTCGGCCTGAACCAGTTCCAGGGCGTGTTCGCGATGCCGCCGAGCCTCGCGCCGACGTTCCTCCAGCTCGACATTCCGGGCGCCCTGCACGCCGGTTTCGTGCAGGTGATCCTGGCATTCGTGCTGGTGGAAGTGTTCGACGCCACGGGTACGCTGATGGGCGTGGCCAAGCGTGCCGGCCTGCTCGAAGGTACGCACTACAAGGGGCTTGGCCGCG
The Pandoraea pulmonicola DNA segment above includes these coding regions:
- a CDS encoding NCS2 family permease produces the protein MLTKFFKLEEHGSNVRTEMVAGLTTFLTMSYIIFVNPNILGTTGMDKSAVFVATCLAAAIGSVVMAFVANYPIGMAPGMGLNAFFAFTVVGAMGYTWQQALGAVFISGCLFIILTVTGVRSWLIAGVPKSLRCAIAAGIGLFLAIIALGNAGVVVANPATKIGLGDLHSPQALLAIFGFFLIAVLDALRIRGAILIGILVVTILSMVFGLNQFQGVFAMPPSLAPTFLQLDIPGALHAGFVQVILAFVLVEVFDATGTLMGVAKRAGLLEGTHYKGLGRALFADSIAIFVGSLLGTSSTTAYVESASGVQAGGRTGLTALTVAALFVLALFIAPLAGSVPAYAAAPALLYVAGLMLRELLDVEWDDITEATPAALTALAMPFTYSIATGLAFGFISYAVLKLFTGRAKEVHPAAWVIAVLFVLKYIFFPG